One region of Chitinophagales bacterium genomic DNA includes:
- a CDS encoding isoleucine--tRNA ligase has product MIYKEYKGLNLPEIEKEVLQFWEQNSIFQQSIDSRPEDKSFVFYEGPPSANGLPGIHHVVGRTIKDIFCRYKTLQGYRVERKGGWDTHGLPVELKVEQELGITKEDIGTKISIEEYNVKCRETVMQFKSQWDDLTKIMGFWLDLEHPYITFENSYIESVWHIISEIYKKNLMYQGYTIQPYSPAAGTGLSTHELNQPGSYRDVTDTTIVACFEVKSCCIDKINKAFQSQVEYAHFLAWTTTPWTLPSNTALSLGAKIEYALVASFNPYTKARQNFILARDLVSKWFKSEQEVQSIDELNIDEKTFTYFIEGTALGTELKGIEYHQLLPFDANSPHAIDGKSFQVITGDFVTTTDGTGIVHTAPSFGADDSKVAKENGIGSLTMVDTEGKLIEGMGFLSGRFVKNYRDEKDYKSPDVDIAIELKTKGLAFNVQKYVHSYPHCWRTDKPVIYYPMDSWFISTTSVKDKLIANNKKINWKPESTGSGRFGHWLENIQDWNLTRSRFWGIPLPIWRSKDGEEILCISGQQDLLNHIDIANESGLLTESAISENEKFKSDINAGKGDLHKPYIDRVTLVQNGQVLKREEDVIDVWFDSGSMPYAQWNYPFSNQEKFKQAYPADFIAEGVDQTRGWFYTLHTISTILFDQPAYKNVVSNGLVLDKNGEKMSKRKGNVINPFDAIPKYGADAIRWYIISNSAPWDNLKFDINGVDEVKRKLFGTLYNTYSFFTLYANIDQFILDERNVTPIAERTELDRWIISKLNTLKKEVQASFENYEPTEAARAIDTFVDRNLSNWYVRLCRRRFWKNDVSADKRAAYETLYECLMMVAQLMSPIAPFFSEWLYRSLSNPLRENAIKNNTPLRHTSVHLTAWGPIEETYIDSNLERRVELAQDVSSMILSLRKKEQIKVRQPLQKVIVPVLSEQDKALYQSIEDIVKAEVNIKDFEYVDENSGLFVKSARANFKLLGKKLGKDMAAIAKKITEFDQTKINILEKEGKIVLEEGGANYEIVKEEIEISTSDMPGFLVVSENGITLALDISLTEDLLDEGVARELINKVQNYRKDQNFNVTDRIKISYAPESNMDRVIKKFGTFISTEVLANEIAPSASMELPLEVELNELNTKIEISKL; this is encoded by the coding sequence ATGATATATAAAGAATACAAGGGTTTAAATCTACCTGAGATAGAAAAGGAAGTTCTCCAGTTTTGGGAGCAGAATTCTATTTTTCAGCAGTCGATAGATTCTAGACCAGAAGATAAGTCTTTTGTATTCTATGAGGGTCCGCCATCAGCGAATGGATTACCGGGTATACACCACGTGGTGGGTCGTACGATTAAAGATATATTCTGCAGATATAAGACGCTACAAGGATACCGAGTAGAGCGCAAAGGAGGCTGGGATACGCATGGACTACCTGTAGAGCTGAAAGTAGAACAGGAGCTGGGTATTACCAAAGAAGATATTGGCACTAAAATTTCCATAGAAGAATATAATGTCAAATGCCGTGAGACGGTTATGCAATTTAAGTCTCAATGGGATGACCTTACAAAAATCATGGGATTCTGGTTAGATTTAGAGCACCCATATATCACTTTTGAGAATAGCTATATAGAGTCGGTATGGCACATCATATCAGAAATTTATAAAAAAAATCTGATGTATCAGGGTTATACGATTCAGCCTTATTCGCCAGCTGCAGGCACGGGTCTCAGTACTCATGAACTCAATCAACCAGGTTCCTACAGAGATGTGACCGATACCACTATTGTCGCGTGTTTTGAGGTAAAATCTTGTTGCATAGATAAAATCAACAAAGCATTTCAATCCCAAGTAGAATATGCACACTTCCTAGCATGGACTACGACCCCATGGACTTTGCCATCCAATACAGCGCTATCCCTAGGTGCAAAAATTGAATATGCATTGGTAGCATCGTTCAATCCTTACACCAAAGCTAGACAGAATTTTATTTTGGCAAGGGATTTGGTGTCGAAATGGTTTAAATCAGAGCAAGAAGTTCAGTCAATTGATGAACTGAATATAGATGAAAAGACATTTACTTACTTTATCGAGGGAACAGCTTTAGGCACTGAGCTGAAAGGAATCGAGTACCACCAGCTTTTACCATTTGATGCCAATAGTCCACATGCTATAGATGGCAAATCTTTTCAGGTAATTACAGGAGACTTTGTCACCACGACTGATGGTACTGGTATCGTGCATACTGCACCTTCTTTTGGTGCGGATGATAGTAAGGTCGCCAAGGAAAATGGTATAGGTAGTTTGACTATGGTCGATACTGAAGGTAAGTTAATCGAAGGGATGGGCTTTCTATCAGGAAGATTTGTCAAAAATTATAGAGATGAAAAGGACTACAAAAGTCCAGACGTAGATATAGCTATAGAACTCAAAACAAAAGGTCTTGCATTTAATGTGCAGAAGTATGTGCATAGTTATCCGCATTGCTGGCGTACGGACAAACCTGTGATTTATTATCCTATGGATAGCTGGTTCATCAGCACGACTTCTGTTAAAGATAAATTGATAGCAAACAATAAAAAAATCAATTGGAAGCCAGAGAGCACGGGAAGTGGCAGGTTTGGTCATTGGTTAGAAAATATTCAAGATTGGAATTTGACACGCTCACGATTTTGGGGAATACCTTTACCTATCTGGCGATCAAAAGATGGAGAAGAAATTCTTTGTATTAGTGGTCAACAAGATCTATTGAATCACATCGATATAGCCAATGAAAGTGGACTTCTGACAGAAAGTGCGATATCCGAAAATGAAAAATTTAAATCGGACATTAATGCAGGTAAAGGAGATTTGCACAAGCCTTATATAGACAGAGTTACCTTGGTTCAGAATGGTCAAGTTCTCAAGCGAGAAGAAGACGTGATCGATGTATGGTTCGATAGTGGTTCTATGCCGTATGCGCAGTGGAACTATCCTTTTTCAAATCAGGAAAAATTCAAACAAGCATATCCTGCTGACTTCATAGCCGAAGGCGTGGATCAGACACGCGGTTGGTTTTATACATTGCATACAATTTCTACGATTCTTTTTGACCAACCCGCCTATAAAAATGTGGTGTCTAATGGACTTGTTTTAGATAAGAACGGCGAAAAAATGTCAAAGCGCAAAGGCAATGTCATCAATCCTTTTGACGCTATCCCTAAATATGGAGCCGATGCTATTAGATGGTATATTATTTCGAATTCTGCTCCGTGGGATAATTTGAAATTTGATATCAATGGCGTGGATGAGGTCAAGCGAAAACTTTTCGGAACGCTGTATAATACATATTCGTTTTTTACACTCTATGCCAATATAGATCAATTCATTTTAGATGAAAGGAATGTGACACCTATAGCAGAGCGAACGGAGTTAGATCGATGGATTATTTCCAAATTGAATACGCTGAAAAAAGAGGTACAAGCGTCTTTTGAGAATTATGAACCAACGGAAGCTGCTAGAGCTATTGATACTTTTGTAGACAGGAATTTATCCAACTGGTATGTGAGACTTTGTCGTAGAAGATTCTGGAAAAATGATGTGAGCGCCGATAAGCGCGCAGCATATGAGACGCTATATGAATGTTTGATGATGGTAGCACAATTGATGAGTCCCATAGCTCCATTCTTTAGTGAGTGGCTATATCGGTCTCTTTCGAATCCTTTGCGAGAAAATGCAATAAAGAACAACACTCCTCTTCGACATACCTCAGTGCACTTGACGGCTTGGGGGCCTATTGAAGAGACTTATATAGATTCTAATCTCGAGAGACGTGTCGAGCTAGCTCAGGATGTATCATCAATGATTTTATCATTACGAAAAAAAGAACAAATAAAAGTGCGTCAGCCTTTACAAAAAGTTATTGTTCCCGTTTTGAGCGAACAGGATAAAGCACTATATCAATCTATCGAAGATATCGTAAAGGCAGAAGTCAATATTAAAGACTTCGAATATGTGGATGAAAATTCAGGATTGTTCGTAAAAAGCGCAAGAGCTAATTTCAAGCTACTAGGTAAGAAACTTGGTAAAGATATGGCAGCTATAGCCAAGAAAATAACAGAGTTTGATCAGACTAAAATCAATATCCTAGAGAAGGAAGGAAAAATAGTATTGGAAGAAGGAGGAGCGAACTACGAAATAGTCAAAGAAGAAATCGAGATCAGCACTTCAGATATGCCAGGTTTTTTAGTAGTATCTGAAAATGGAATCACACTAGCACTAGATATAAGTCTAACAGAAGATTTATTGGATGAAGGAGTCGCTCGAGAGTTGATTAATAAAGTTCAAAACTATCGTAAGGATCAAAATTTTAATGTTACAGATCGTATAAAGATTAGTTACGCTCCAGAATCGAATATGGATAGGGTCATAAAGAAATTCGGCACCTTTATTTCTACCGAGGTTTTAGCCAATGAAATAGCGCCTTCGGCCTCTATGGAGCTTCCATTAGAGGTAGAGTTGAACGAATTAAATACAAAAATTGAAATTTCTAAATTGTAA
- a CDS encoding TraR/DksA family transcriptional regulator, producing the protein MIGRTRFSDAELNEFKTLINKKLEEAREELNFYQDQMKESEMNDDDIKFSGMEDGGHTNDKEHLSAMANRQIKFIQGLEAALVRIENKTYGICRMTGNLIDKKRLMAVPHATLSMEAKVGAKKR; encoded by the coding sequence ATCATTGGTAGAACCAGATTTTCTGATGCAGAATTGAATGAGTTTAAAACCTTAATCAATAAAAAATTAGAAGAAGCTAGAGAAGAATTGAACTTCTATCAGGATCAGATGAAAGAAAGTGAGATGAACGATGATGACATCAAATTTTCAGGCATGGAAGATGGAGGTCATACCAATGACAAAGAACATCTAAGCGCTATGGCTAATAGACAAATAAAATTTATTCAAGGTCTAGAAGCTGCATTAGTGCGCATTGAGAATAAAACGTATGGAATCTGTAGAATGACAGGTAATCTAATCGATAAGAAAAGATTGATGGCCGTACCGCATGCTACCCTGAGTATGGAAGCAAAAGTAGGCGCGAAGAAAAGATAA
- a CDS encoding lipoprotein signal peptidase translates to MNQSKNNAWVYWLFVVFLIAVDQASKIYVKTHFHMGEEVMVIPTWFRLVFTENPGVAFGMEWGGTTGKYFLSLFRIVFSIVIAFFLYKNIQKGEHKGLLIAGVLILAGAIGNVIDGVFYGAIFSASSFHMPNLAQFVPFGQGYAPLLQGKVVDMFYFPLFDGQLPSWLPIYGGQPFSFFNAIFNVADACISVGLVLLLIFMRKYKED, encoded by the coding sequence ATGAATCAAAGTAAAAATAATGCTTGGGTCTACTGGCTATTTGTCGTTTTCCTTATAGCTGTGGATCAAGCTTCTAAGATTTATGTAAAGACCCATTTTCACATGGGTGAAGAGGTTATGGTGATTCCTACTTGGTTTCGTCTCGTATTTACTGAAAATCCTGGTGTAGCCTTCGGAATGGAGTGGGGTGGCACTACAGGTAAGTATTTTCTGTCGCTGTTTAGAATTGTATTCTCTATAGTCATTGCTTTTTTTCTGTATAAAAATATTCAGAAAGGGGAGCATAAAGGGTTGTTAATCGCAGGGGTTTTAATCCTAGCTGGAGCCATTGGCAATGTCATTGATGGTGTATTCTATGGAGCTATATTCTCTGCGAGTAGTTTTCACATGCCTAATTTAGCGCAGTTTGTGCCATTTGGACAGGGATACGCCCCTTTACTACAAGGCAAGGTGGTAGATATGTTCTACTTTCCTTTGTTTGATGGGCAGCTTCCGAGCTGGCTTCCTATTTATGGTGGACAACCGTTCTCCTTTTTCAATGCTATTTTTAATGTAGCAGATGCTTGTATTTCAGTAGGACTCGTTTTACTACTGATATTTATGAGAAAGTATAAAGAAGATTAG